In a single window of the Flavobacteriales bacterium genome:
- a CDS encoding DUF302 domain-containing protein → MSYYFNTVLENTSMEEAIEKVTVELKKVGFGILTEIDMQDTLKKKLDVDFKKYKILGACNPHFVWEAIQEEDKIGAFLPCNVIVEEENGTTEVSIIDPMALMQSVKNPKLESFGKEVGEMMQEVLKNLQ, encoded by the coding sequence ATGTCATACTATTTTAATACAGTTTTAGAAAATACTTCGATGGAAGAGGCAATTGAAAAAGTAACTGTGGAACTCAAAAAAGTGGGTTTTGGAATACTTACAGAAATTGATATGCAAGATACTTTAAAGAAAAAATTGGATGTTGATTTTAAAAAATATAAGATTTTGGGTGCCTGCAATCCTCATTTTGTATGGGAAGCCATTCAGGAAGAAGATAAAATAGGGGCATTTTTACCTTGTAATGTAATTGTGGAAGAAGAAAATGGAACGACAGAAGTTTCAATTATCGATCCAATGGCTTTGATGCAATCTGTGAAGAACCCAAAATTAGAATCTTTTGGAAAAGAAGTGGGAGAAATGATGCAAGAAGTTTTGAAGAATTTACAATAG
- a CDS encoding o-succinylbenzoate synthase, protein MKARFYKRTLNFKIPAGTSRGILHTKDSYFLILEKDGKKGIGECSILPNLSIEGKQNLKPVFNEICHEIAEGKDFLMEKWNHFPAVKFAIEMAFQDLEFGVEKEFFANDFFVNQQGILTNGLIWMGDKSSMKKQIEQKLQSGFSCVKLKIGAIDWKEELALLESIRNEFSADKIELRVDANGAFLPNDALGKLKELAVFDIHSIEQPIRQGQIKQMANLVQNTPIPIALDEELIAVREPNKREKLLRDIQPHYIILKPSLLGGFSDADEWISIAEKMKINWWATSALESNIGLNAIAQWVSQKKPKLPQGLGTGSLFSNNIQAPLKIRGERLYYGNESWEEL, encoded by the coding sequence ATGAAAGCTCGTTTTTACAAAAGAACCTTAAACTTCAAAATTCCCGCAGGAACTTCAAGAGGTATTCTCCACACCAAAGACTCATATTTTCTGATTCTCGAAAAAGATGGAAAAAAAGGAATAGGAGAGTGTTCTATTTTACCTAATTTAAGTATTGAGGGGAAACAGAACTTGAAACCCGTTTTTAATGAAATTTGCCATGAAATAGCAGAAGGGAAAGATTTTTTGATGGAAAAATGGAATCATTTTCCTGCGGTAAAATTTGCTATTGAGATGGCTTTCCAAGATTTGGAGTTTGGAGTAGAAAAAGAATTTTTCGCCAACGATTTTTTCGTTAATCAACAAGGGATTCTCACCAACGGTCTTATTTGGATGGGCGATAAGTCTTCTATGAAAAAACAGATTGAGCAAAAACTACAGAGTGGTTTTAGCTGTGTAAAGCTCAAAATTGGTGCAATAGATTGGAAAGAAGAATTAGCTCTTTTGGAATCGATAAGGAATGAGTTTTCTGCTGATAAAATTGAGCTACGGGTTGATGCCAATGGAGCATTTTTACCTAATGATGCATTGGGGAAACTTAAAGAATTAGCTGTATTTGATATTCATTCTATAGAACAACCTATCCGCCAGGGGCAGATAAAACAGATGGCAAATTTGGTGCAAAATACACCTATCCCTATTGCTTTGGATGAAGAACTGATTGCCGTTAGAGAACCAAATAAAAGAGAAAAACTCCTTCGGGACATCCAACCACACTATATAATTCTAAAGCCTAGTTTGCTTGGTGGTTTTTCTGATGCCGATGAATGGATTTCTATTGCAGAAAAAATGAAAATAAACTGGTGGGCTACTTCTGCCTTAGAATCAAATATTGGTTTAAACGCCATTGCTCAGTGGGTTTCTCAGAAAAAACCTAAGCTACCACAAGGTTTAGGTACAGGAAGTCTATTTAGTAACAATATTCAAGCTCCTCTAAAGATTCGTGGAGAACGCTTGTATTATGGTAATGAAAGTTGGGAGGAGCTTTAA